GCCCGGTCATCATGCCCAACACCAGCAATTTCATCATTACACCCGTCAGCCCTCACAACTTGAATGTAAGACCTCTGATTATTTCCGAAGACAGTGAGCTGATCTTTCGGGTAGAGTCCAGCAACCAGTCCTATCAGGTTTCCCTCGATTCCCGGTCTGAGTCCATCGATGATCAAATAGAATTCAGGATCAAAAAGGCACCTTTTACCTCTCGGTTAATTAAAGTTGAGGGGAGTTCTTTTCTAGATACTTTAAGAAATAAGTTAACCTGGGGCTTGGATAAGAGAAATTAACTTAATATTTCTAGATGTAATCCACTTGGAATATTATCTTTAAATTTGGGTTCTCTTACTAAAAGACTAATGAAAGGCAAAATTTTACTATCTCTCGGCTTAGTTCTCCTGTTTCTGTTTTCGACAATAGACGCGGAGGCGCAAAGGAGAAACAAATACCGCAAGAGAAAAAACAAGAATAAATCCATCTCCAGGTACCATGGGGGCTCAGTTGGGGGGAAATTCCGACCCTACAGCTTCCTTTCTGGTAATGTCAATGCACTGAATTATTACGGAGATCTTGCTCCTGTCAATAAGGCAGCCAGTACTGATATCTCCTTTACTCAGCCTGGTTTCGGAGTGAACGTAGGGTATAAGTTTTCACCTTATGCCGCTGTAAGAGCAGGTTTTAACTATGGAAGACTCAAAGGAGACGATATCTCTTCAGATCCGGCCGAGACGCAGGCCTATCCCAGATATTTGAGAAACCTAAGCTTCCGAAATGACATTAAGGAGTTTCATATGGGCTTCGAAATTTTCCTTCTTCCAAACTATGGCGGCCCAAATATAAGACCACCATTCAATGTATACCTTTTCGTGGGCGGGGCAGTCTTTCATCATGAGCCTAAGGGGCTGGTTCCAGATATGGATTATACTACCGGAGGCACGGAAGTGGCCCCCAGTGCAGGTGAATGGGTGAAATTAAGGAAATTGGGTACTGAAGGACAATTTCTGGATGGAAGTGACGTTAAGAAGTACAGTCCGTTCCAGCTTTCAATTCCTTTGGCTATAGGGGCCACTTTCAGGCTACCTGGCCCATTTGATGTAGGATTGGAGTTAGGGTACAGGTATTTGTTTACAGATTATGTTGATGATGTGAGTACGAATTACGTTCCTTTTGATCAATTTGATGACCCACTTGCCAGAATCATGTCTGACAGAAGTGCGGAGCCCGTGGCAGCATGGAGCGGTATTGATAGGAGTGGTGTGAAGATTGCTAGCAGCACCATGTCTGATGGGGTTGAGTACTATTCATCGGTTGACTTAGGTGGCGG
This Marinoscillum sp. 108 DNA region includes the following protein-coding sequences:
- a CDS encoding DUF6089 family protein, translating into MKGKILLSLGLVLLFLFSTIDAEAQRRNKYRKRKNKNKSISRYHGGSVGGKFRPYSFLSGNVNALNYYGDLAPVNKAASTDISFTQPGFGVNVGYKFSPYAAVRAGFNYGRLKGDDISSDPAETQAYPRYLRNLSFRNDIKEFHMGFEIFLLPNYGGPNIRPPFNVYLFVGGAVFHHEPKGLVPDMDYTTGGTEVAPSAGEWVKLRKLGTEGQFLDGSDVKKYSPFQLSIPLAIGATFRLPGPFDVGLELGYRYLFTDYVDDVSTNYVPFDQFDDPLARIMSDRSAEPVAAWSGIDRSGVKIASSTMSDGVEYYSSVDLGGGRDDTGEGIRGNSKDNDMMFMTTLKLIWIVGKTGSSAKFR